The segment GATCAATCTCGCTCAGGTTGTCCAGTATCGGAATGCAATTATTGAAGCCATCGTTCAATAATTCGGTGATGTATTGCCGGTACAATGGCATTTTAAAACCATTGCAAATAATATAGGTGTCTTTCGAGATTTTACCTTGATCAAATAAGCTTCGCACAATCGGAATATCGAACGATGATGAAGTTTCTATATGCACATCGTTCTTCAGGGCCTCTTCCAACACAAACGAAAAGTGTGATGATTTCGTGCAGTAACAATAGGTGTACGTTCCGTTGTATTTGAACTTTTCCATGGCCGCCTGAAAAGTGGCCTTGGCGTACCGGATGTTTTCACTTATGCGGGGCAGATAGGTGAGCTTCAGCGGTGTGCCATACTCTTTTATAATGTCCATCAACGGTACATCATTAAACAGTAATTCGTGATCGCGTACTTTAAATTCTTTTTGCGGGAACTCAAAGGTTTGTTCAATCAGTTCGCGGTAGCTCTTCATTGTGGTGGTTCGTTATTCGTTATTCGTTATTGGTATTTAGTTAGGGTTGCCGCCCTTAGAAGGTGACCAACGAATAACCAGCAACCATTAACGAATTAAAAAAGGATGCAATATTGCCATAAATTTGCCATCTTTGCAACGCATTCTAAGCATGATAAATCGATACAACAAACTGCCTTTAGACCTGATTTACATTGGGTTACGTGCCCTGCCCGATTTCTAAGGGCGGATAAACTTTATCCTGTTTTTTCCATGTTGGTTGGTTTGTTTTAAGATTTGTTTAAATACTCTTTAGTCGTGAAATCCATAAAAATCATAGAAGTAAAGTCTGAAATCGGGGCAGGTACCCGGGGCGCAAGCTTAGGTGTTGAGGCTATGAAAATTGCCAGCCTTGACCTTAAATCGGATTTTTTTAAACAGCACGAATCCGTTGAAGTGGAACACGTAAACGAGCTGCTTTTCGATGGCGCCAAGCACGCCTATGCCAAGTTTATTGATGGCGTAATGATTATGGAGGAGCGCGTTTGCTTAGAAGTGTACGAAACCATTTGGGATGATTTTTTCCCGGTGATACTTGCCGGTGATCACAGCACAGCCTATGGAACAATTGCCGGTATTAAAAAATCAAACCCGGGCGCCCGGCTCGGGGTGATATGGATTGATGCCCATGCCGACATCCACACACCGTTTACAACCCCTTCGGGCAACATGCACGGTATGCCTTTGGCCATGGCATGCGGCATCGATAACCTGGAGTGTAAGGTAAACGACCCACGGGGAGAAACCCTGGAGTACTGGGAACAAATAAAAAACGTAGGTATGCCGGGGGCAAAGGTATATCCCGAAGATATCGTGTACATCGCGGTGCGCGACCTGGAGAAACCTGAAAACTACCTGATCAATAAGTACAACATTAATTTTATAGAGACGGATGAAGTGAAAAAGTTTGGGCCCGCGGTTGTTGCGCACAAAGCACTTCAAATGCTCGATCACTGCGACCACATTTATGTTTCGTTTGATGTTGACAGCATGGACAGCCGCATATCAAGCGGAACGGGCACACCGGTACCAAATGGTTTAACGGTTGATGAGGCGAAAACCCTTAATGCAGAGTTGGCAAAAAGCCCCAAATTGGTAGCATGGGAAATTGTGGAAGTAAACCCGACATTAGACAGCCAGAATCAAATGGCTGAAAATGCTTTTGAAATTTTAGAGGCCACTACGCAAGCGATCATTAACCGGCCGGTAACGGTGGAGTAATCTCAAATTCATTATTCAAAGTTCAACATCTTAAATGTTGCTGGGTTTCTGTATTTTCGCACCCACAAAATTTCAGAATTATGAGCCAAAACCGCCCCATCTCAGCCTTTATTGAAAAGCATTACCTGCACTTTAACGCTGCTGCACTGGTTGATGCAGCCAAGGGTTATAAAAAACACCTTGCCGAGGGCAAGAAAATGATGGTTACCCTGGCCGGTGCTATGAGCACAGGCGAACTTGGGATCAGCTTTGCCGAAATGATCCGCCAAAATAAAGTTCATATTATTTCCTGCACCGGTGCCAACCTGGAGGAAGATATTATGAATTTGGTGGCGCATTCGCACTATCGCAGAATCCCGAATTACCGCGACCTTACCCCCGAACAGGAATGGGACCTTTTACAAAACCACTTGAACCGGGTTACCGATACCTGCATTCCTGAAGAAGAAGCTTTCCGTAGATTACAAGCCCATCTGTTTAAAGTTTGGAAAGATGCTGAAGACAAAGGTGAGCGGTTGTTCCCCCATGAGTTTATGTTCCGCCTGCTCAACAGTGGTGAGTTGAAGCAATACTACGAGATCGATCCGAAGAACTCGTGGATGATTGCTGCCGCAGAGAAAAATTTACCGATGGTGGTACCGGGATGGGAAGACTCAACCATGGGAAATATTTTTGCTTCTTATTGTGTTACCGGTGAACTTAAACCTTCTACCATGAAGAGTGGTATTGAATACATGGTTTGGTTGGCCGACTGGTATACTGAAAATGCCGGTACCGAAGGTATAGGCTTTTTCCAGATAGGTGGTGGTATAGCCGGTGATTTCCCGATATGCGTTGTGCCCATGTTGCACCAGGATTTAGAGCGTGATGGCGTTCCGTTCTGGAGTTACTTTTGCCAGATCAGTGATTCAACAACATCATACGGTTCTTATTCCGGAGCCGTGCCGAACGAAAAAATAACGTGGGGTAAGCTCAGCATTGATACGCCTAAGTATATCATAGAGTCGGATGCAACCATTGTTGCTCCGTTGATTTTTGCGTACATTCTTGATATGTAAAATTGGGTTGTTGGTTGTTAGTTGTTAGATATTGGTGTCGCACGAACAACTAACAACTAATAACTAACAACTCTTGTTTAATGAATTTAGATATTACCCTTCGCTCCGAAATACAAAAAGCTGTTCTACAACTTTTCAATAATACAGCTGATCAGTTTCAATTGCAGCCGACCAATGCTGAGTTTGAAGGATCGCATACGTTGGTATGTTTTCCGTTAACGAAGGTTTCTAAAAAAAATCCGGAAGAAACTGCGAAAGCAATAGGGGAGTACCTGGTTGCGAACACAACCATTGTAACACGGTACAATGTTGTGAAAGGCTTTTTGAATTTGGTAATTGCCGATGCTGCATGGATAAACATGTTTCAAACGATTTATGCAAACAAGCAGTTTGGAACCCTTCCAGCGAATGGAAAGGAAATTATGGTGGAATATTCTTCGCCTAATACCAACAAGCCGCTTCATCTCGGGCATTTGCGCAATAATTTTTTAGGCTGGAGCGTAGCCGAACTGTACAAAGCCATCGGTTACACCGTTCATAAAGTGCAGATCATCAACGATCGCGGTATCCACATCTGTAAAAGCATGGCTGCGTGGAAACTTTTTGGTAACGGTGAAACACCTCAGAGTAGCGGTATCAAAGGCGATCATCTTGTTGGTAAATACTATGTCGAGTTCGACAAGAATTATAAAGCCCAAACAAAGGAACTTGTCGATAAAGGATTAAGCCAGGAGGAAGCCGAAAAGCAAGCGCCCATAATGCAATTGGCCGTGGATATGCTGCGTAAATGGGAAGCAAAGGATGAAGAAACCGTTGCCCTATGGAAGTTGATGAACGGTTGGGTATACTCAGGCTTTGAGGCCACCTATAAAAAAATGGGTGTTGATTTTGATAAACTGTATTACGAATCAGACACCTATTTACTTGGCAAAGATGAAGTACTGAAAGGCGTTGATTCCGGTGTGTTCTTTAAAAAAGAGGATGGCTCCGTTTGGGTTGACCTTTCGGCAGACGGGTTGGATCAGAAAGTACTGTTGCGTTCTGATGGAACATCGGTGTACATGACGCAGGATATTGGTACCGCCATTCTTCGCTTTCGCGATTTTCCTAAAATTGAAGGCCAGATATATACAGTAGGCAACGAGCAGGAGTACCACTTCAAAGTGTTGTTCCTGATTCTCGTAAAGCTTGGTTACGCGTGGGCAAAGAAGTGTTATCACCTGTCGTACGGCATGGTTGATTTGCCAACCGGCAAAATGAAATCACGTGAAGGTACGGTGGTAGATGCGGACGATTTGATGGTAGAGATGATTAAAGAGGCCGAAAAGCAAACGCGTGAGTTAGGTAAGATAGAAGGCTTTGGTGATGATGAAGCGCAACAATTATTTGAGATGATTGGCTTGGGCGCGTTAAAGTTTTTCCTGCTAAAAGTTGATCCTAAAAAACGAATGTTGTTCGATCCGAATGAATCAATACAACTACAAGGTTTTACAGGACCGTTTATTCAATACACACATGCCCGCATCCGTGC is part of the Cyclobacteriaceae bacterium genome and harbors:
- a CDS encoding deoxyhypusine synthase family protein — translated: MSQNRPISAFIEKHYLHFNAAALVDAAKGYKKHLAEGKKMMVTLAGAMSTGELGISFAEMIRQNKVHIISCTGANLEEDIMNLVAHSHYRRIPNYRDLTPEQEWDLLQNHLNRVTDTCIPEEEAFRRLQAHLFKVWKDAEDKGERLFPHEFMFRLLNSGELKQYYEIDPKNSWMIAAAEKNLPMVVPGWEDSTMGNIFASYCVTGELKPSTMKSGIEYMVWLADWYTENAGTEGIGFFQIGGGIAGDFPICVVPMLHQDLERDGVPFWSYFCQISDSTTSYGSYSGAVPNEKITWGKLSIDTPKYIIESDATIVAPLIFAYILDM
- a CDS encoding arginine--tRNA ligase produces the protein MNLDITLRSEIQKAVLQLFNNTADQFQLQPTNAEFEGSHTLVCFPLTKVSKKNPEETAKAIGEYLVANTTIVTRYNVVKGFLNLVIADAAWINMFQTIYANKQFGTLPANGKEIMVEYSSPNTNKPLHLGHLRNNFLGWSVAELYKAIGYTVHKVQIINDRGIHICKSMAAWKLFGNGETPQSSGIKGDHLVGKYYVEFDKNYKAQTKELVDKGLSQEEAEKQAPIMQLAVDMLRKWEAKDEETVALWKLMNGWVYSGFEATYKKMGVDFDKLYYESDTYLLGKDEVLKGVDSGVFFKKEDGSVWVDLSADGLDQKVLLRSDGTSVYMTQDIGTAILRFRDFPKIEGQIYTVGNEQEYHFKVLFLILVKLGYAWAKKCYHLSYGMVDLPTGKMKSREGTVVDADDLMVEMIKEAEKQTRELGKIEGFGDDEAQQLFEMIGLGALKFFLLKVDPKKRMLFDPNESIQLQGFTGPFIQYTHARIRAILRKAESMNITTSEGDFSSVASLEPSERTALYLLSTFENKLREAALAYSPAIMANYAYELAKIYNQFYQSIPIFNETDPAKLKFRIALSAVVANVLKKSMNLLGIHVPERM
- a CDS encoding arginase, whose translation is MKSIKIIEVKSEIGAGTRGASLGVEAMKIASLDLKSDFFKQHESVEVEHVNELLFDGAKHAYAKFIDGVMIMEERVCLEVYETIWDDFFPVILAGDHSTAYGTIAGIKKSNPGARLGVIWIDAHADIHTPFTTPSGNMHGMPLAMACGIDNLECKVNDPRGETLEYWEQIKNVGMPGAKVYPEDIVYIAVRDLEKPENYLINKYNINFIETDEVKKFGPAVVAHKALQMLDHCDHIYVSFDVDSMDSRISSGTGTPVPNGLTVDEAKTLNAELAKSPKLVAWEIVEVNPTLDSQNQMAENAFEILEATTQAIINRPVTVE